AACAACAGTAACAAAACTGGAAAGAAAGCTTCAAAGATCAGTCCTGGTGCAGTTGCCTCTAGCTCTAATGTCTTGAACATCAAATGAAAGTTCTGTCGTACTCAATGGCATATTCAGAAAGATTGCCCTAAGTTCAAGGAATGGCTATCTAAAAAAGGTAACGtactttatgtaatatttgattcttttacgactgatgttcctgttaatacatggtggggtgactctggttctatggttcatgtgactAACTCAATGCATGGATTCCATACAATCCAGAAGCTACCAAAGGGCAAAAGAAAACTTAGAGTTGGAGGCGGTGATCTTTTAGATGTCGAAGCCATGGGAACTTATGTTTTACATATGAGCACTGGAAAGTGTATTAGATTAGTAGATACCTTATATGTACCGAGGATTACTCGAAACCTCGTATCTATTTCTAGACTAGACATTGAAGGTtttgtaataattcatggttttGGCAAGATTACTATTACTCTTAATAATGAATTTCTTGGTCGTGGTTTCTTGGATGGATTACTGTAtaaattagaactagatcataatttctcacaatctttgttatcttttaatgttgatgatataattaaaacaaagacaaaatcacctaagcagcaagagaattcctccatgttgtggcataaacgtCTTGGCCACATCTCACGAGATCGCATGACAAGACTCGTAAAGGATGGAGTCTTACCTTCTcttgactttagtgattttgaaacatgtatccATTGCCTCAAAGGCAAAATGGCTAAAGGgaataagaaaggagccacCAGAAGTTCCagcttgttggaaataattcatacTGATATTAGTGGCCCCTATCCCGTTTCCATTAcattattgatgattattcacgtTATATGCACCTTTATTTGATTAAGGAAAAGTGTGAATCTTTGcaaacttttattgattttaaaactttggttgaaaaccaacttgaacgtaaaataaaaattgtaagaTCAGACAAAGGTGGTGAGTATTATGGCAGACATACTGATGTTGGTCAAGCCGCTGGTCCTTTCCATGACTTTTGTAAGGATCATGGCATaattaaccaatacaccatgcctggttctcctcaacaaaatggtgttgctgaaaggagaaatagaaccctaatggacatggtgagaaATATGCTTGctaacactaacttacctactttcctttggactgaggccttaAAAACAGCCTTTCATACACTCAATAGAGTTCCTTCAAAATCTGTCCCTATAGCTCCTCATGAAATCTGGACAGGAAAGAAACCGAGtcttaaatatatgaaagtatggggttgtcctGCTGAAGCTAAagtctataaccctaacttaaagaaacttgaTCCTAAGACTATTACATGTTTCATTGTTGGTTATCCGGATCACTCAAAAGGTTATCGTTTTTACTGTCCTACCCACACTACTCGCATCACTGATACGCAGCATGCCACGTTCCTAGAGAActcagagatcagtgggagcacgtcAAATCATAACTTCGATTTGCgagaagtacaagaagcggggggaaacGATTCGTCGGctattattactcctccgataatTCCTCTTGTACAGAACGGTGCTCCGAATGTCACTGATCCAACTCCTCCTAATGCTAATAATGAGACCGCTAATGTTGAAGCATCTTCAGAAAATCCcaaaaatcaactcaggagatcatcgaGGTCACGTAGGACCACTAATTTTGATGACTTCATAACTTATCTCGCTGAAGTTGAGGACGTTGGACAACTTATTGATCCTACTTCCTATCGAGAAGCCACTAATAGTGACCAATCCACtcagtggaatgaagccatgattgacgagcttaattccatgaagcataatgacgtttgggaatTGGTTGAACTTCCTGAAGGATCCACAACTGTCGGTTGTAAATGGGTCtttaaaaccaaattagacccgaaagGAAACGTCAAACGCTATAAGACCACATTGGTTGCAAAAGGTTATACTCAGAAGGCAGGAATTGATTATCAAGAGATCTTTTCTCCTGTGTCTCGTAAAGACTCTTTTAGGATCGTTATGGCATTAGTAGCTCACTTTGATCTTGagttacatcagatggatgtcaaaacagctTTCTTAAATGGAGACTTGCAAGAAAACGTATACATGCTGCAACCTAAAGGATTCATTCCAAAGGGTAAAGAGCACATGGTTTGCAAGCTAAAGAAATCCATATTcgggttgaagcaagcatcaagacaatggtaccttaagtttgatgaagtcattaaagaacaagacttcataaagaataaagtggatcaatgcacctatctcaaggtCAGTGGGAGTAActttataatccttgttttgtatgtagatgatattctactagcaagtaacaacttggatatgttgcatgagtcgaaaTGGATGCTTTCGCCGAAATttgacatgaaagatctcggtgatgcctcttatgttataggtattgaaatacatcgggataggcataatggtattttaggtCTTTCTCAAAGGGTCTATATTGAAAGGATTTTAGAACGCTATAGCATGCAATATTGCGCACCAACTGTAGCTCCAGTAGTTAAAGGAGACGTATTCGGAACTTTCCAAAGTCCGAGCACTGAGATTGAAAATGAGCAAacgaggatgataccttactcatcaGTAGTTGGGTgcattatgtacgctcaggtctgtactcATCCAGATATCGCTTACATTGCCAGTATGCTTGGGCGTTACTTATCTAATCCCGGATTAGCACACTGGAAAGCGGCTAAGAAAGTTTTACGATATCTGcaagggaccaaagactacaaactAACGTATAGAAGAAGTGACAATCTAGAAGTAGTAGGCTATTCTGATTCCGATTTTGCCTAAAGCAAAgaagataagaaatctacttctgggtatattttcatgttagctagcggacctatctcttggcggagtcataagcagaaactgactgcaacgtccACCATGATGGCTGAATATATTGCCGTTTATAATGCTACTTTCCATGGGATGTTGATTAGGAATCTTATCAGTGGACTCAAGATCGTCAACTCCatttctagaccattgaagctttactgtgataactcagctgccATAACTTTCTCGAACAATAACAGTTCAACTGGCTCTGGgctgtatctcgatacaaagtatctgtttgtacgcgaacgggttgaggaaaatgttctttgtattgagtacataagtacgaATGATATGCTAGCGGATCcgatgaccaaaggtcttcGTCCTAGTGTCTTCGTAGGATACGTGTCGAAGATTGGGCTTACTAAAgacttaatttaatttaatagcatattgtacttatttggtcattagttttattgttatgaaattttcctccttattcaaattttgtttgtctattaattACACTTTGAGTACTCGTATTGGTGTATTGACATTAttgtaacaaaatttgtcttagtcaattgatcattgcttattagttttaaatttgagtcatagtttgactagtgggggtcctgagttgatgttcttctctacgactgtacttattagctatgatttcggtttaaaacaaaatgaggattattccggaacttatttgaatactcatagataaatgagcGTTCGGTGAaatgggagaatgttggaaccacgttattgtgaccgtcactgatcgtttatcattcctgatatgacaattgacgataatgaaatccctatgtctaagtaaatatatgatgggtgtaactaagaggactaatggtacacacattaaacaccaaaagggttgaatgtgtaaataggGTTGAATGtataattactctcattataaataaaggataattaaccctaagttaaggttaatctctACACATACaataccctaattttcgtgtgttTTCCTCTCTCTAATTCGTACATAACATCACAGCTGAATTACTCGTCTCATCATTATTTAATcaccttgttttgggaacccgaaatcaatggcaaacatgTTTAATGCTTTTACAAGTTCTACGGGATCATCTGGTGAGTATTTTCCCTTGAATCAAACTATGTTTATTCCAGCATTgccatccctaaggatcgaactcaagactttAGGTAAAACCTGGGATGCCACTGGCCAGTTGGACTAGCTTCTGGTTCACCAATTAAGTCAGCATAATGAACATGATCAAAGTctcatttatgtttgttcagTTCGATTCAATTCGTTTACTATAGTTATCCTCAGTCCAAAGTATACATGTCTGTAAATTACtcttaattaattagaaaaatcaACTTTTCTTGAATTTTACAAATTGCATACTATGGTATTACATAACTTCAAACAATCACGACTTAAAGCTAGAAAGGGAGAAAAAAATTGATCGACCACACAACAGTACCTAGAAATCCTTagaatttatatctatatctacattttATTTTGCagcatatataaatatattgagtCAAGCCAATGCTCTCAATACATTGAAGAAATCATGCCTGAAACCATTAGCATGGAAATGATTACTTGGAATGATCTTCGTGTAAATGTAAAAAGCCATGCAAGCAATACTAGGACCAACCCAAAAAACCCAATGACCATGCCATAAATGACCTCCTCTAATCATGGCTGGTCCCAAACATCTTGCTGGATTCATTCCTGCCCCAGCATATCCTTTTTTTCCTGTTAAACTTGTTGAAATGAAGACGAGAAGCCCCAAAATGATTCCGACGATTGAAAGCACCACAATGTGGCCTAAAGCCTTGGCTTGTCGATGATCATAAGCTAACCAAATTGAAGCAAAAAGAAAGATGAATGTACATATAATCTCAAGCCAAAAAGCTTGGCTTGTTTCAATCCCTGAAACAACTGGCCCGTTTGGGCCAGGTGCAATAATTGTGAGGGTACACCCTCCAAGTGAAAAACCTTGAGAAATTTCTTTACTCACAACAGCTTGTAGTGCTAGTGCCCCTAGTAGACCACCAACACATTGTGCAACTATGTAGATAAATGCACGAGAAAGCGAAATGAGTCCCACAAGAGCGGCTGAAAATGATATGACAGGGTTCATGTGGCCCCCCGAGATAGGGAAAACCGCGATGAGAAGGATAGTGATGGTGATGGCAACAAGTATTGATAATAAAAGGGTAGGTGTTTCAATTtttgaatcaaatgatgaaatgaCTATAGTATCTATCATGAACACTAGAACCGCTGTCCCAAGTAACTCTCCCACGGACGCCCGCCAAACCTATATATGGAATTGAATTAATACGATTAtgtcaaatacatatacaaGAACAAATAGATTTGTACTTGTGTCAtactaaatatttttcattatacaattatatagtATCAAAGACATTAGACACAAAAAAGACTTTCATACTTACATTTAAGGAATAAAGATCCTCCAAACCCAACCTTTCTCCCAAAGTAAgagatttatttttcttttcatgatCAATTTCCCATGGCTCATTCCTGCAAAAACATGGATTAAAATGTATATGGTTAGCATTAGCATTGGAgaaatgtataattaataaatatatatctttggTAATATATATGGAACATTAATTTGGGACTTGCCTTGGTGTGGTTAGTGAAAAGGGTTGGACCTTATTCCCACCAGAGAAGCCTTCTTCTTCATCAGTCAGTACCACTTGGTTAGCATTATTTGTTGCCATAACTACTGACCTTGCTTGATGCTACAAATAAAACTCAAGTGGTTTATATAGACAACCCTTATAAATATGGACCGTTGGATCGTTAGTGTAGTTTGACCTTTAAATTCAAAGAGTATCAGTGTTGACATTTAtctataatattaaataaattaatataacttttattatgaGTATTTTGATACGGAGCATTATTCTAAAAATACTAAAGATAGTGTCTACCTTTCATTGTTTGGCTATAATAACTACATAATAATTAAGAAGCACAACAATATGGGATCGAAGGGATAAATCTAGCCATTTACAACAATAAATGTTTTATACAATTGTACACCGTAcagtataatatatacatttaatatAGATGGTTAAAATTTGATGTAGATTTATCACTTTCCCAACAATATAAGTTCCTTGAGAAACTTAAAGGTATTATATGTAAACccaagttaattatttttttaatttttaaaaacagaCAGATTATATTAATAAGGAAAACGAAGTTTTTGGCAAGGTGCCaaagaattaaataatttatctttaatttgAGTGATATTATCTACGTAGTCGATCGGGAATTTATGTTTAGGACGACAAACAGGAATGTGTTAATTTATGGACGGATCAATTTATTTGGTATTAGGCAATGGCCAAGCTACTAGATAGCTTTTAGAACGATTTTTAACTCAACTAATGATTGGTAAACTTGCTTTCCAATATAAGGTTACTCTTGCTCTCGACAAGTCTAAGAAACCTCTAGATGCATGTCATTGTGAATAGTACTATTTGGTCAGTCGGAAGCAAAGGATGGTCAATTTCAACTCCATGCATCAACCATTAATTGCACCATTCATCgcaaataattaaaattgcGTCTCCTAATATGTATTTCTGTGCTGTTCTCTTAAAAAGTATCAAAATAGAATACCTTggttatattagcttaggcgcTTAGCACATCATCTACTACTTCTTCTTTGTATGTTTaatgtattttatgttttaataacaACTCACCTTTACTCCAGTTTTAGAACGGAGTAAGAACAACAAAACCCCCAATGGATCAAAGAATTTATTGtaccttaaacttttaatttaataatttatattcttaacttttatttttgaaaataatttcaccatcatttttacatttacatcaatctaCATTATTCGTAATCACCAGCCATCACTGACACTATCAAACCACCGTCACACGACCATCACCGCATTGCACGGATGCCACATGATTgaatttaaattattaacatTATGTTTGCCATTTAAACAACAAGTGATATACGTACTTCATCACATCAATCAATGCTTTACtgtgttttaatgtttttgttaacGTGAATGTACACATATTTccttattatttctttttacaagaaatttgttttaatattgaattatctttttattgtgctttgaaacatttttaatgttttaagacGTACCGTATTGCATTTACTTACAAGATATAAAAACTTTGGATACTTGTTAGAAATATGATAATTAAAGATCGGTTAAGAAAATGTATACTTGAGCTTCTCATATTCGCGTATAACTCAcagattttataaataataaagaaaccGCTCAGTGCCGCATTTCGCGAGTTTTGCAcctaatacctcgacggtgaATGGAGGAAGGTAAGATGTAGGGAGACCTTATCTCTACCTAAGTAGTGAGACTGCTttcattttctacctaaatgttAGAAAAGGTACTCCAAACTTTGCATGAGATGAGAATCAAACCGATAACCTCTATATCTCGAGGTCGGGGTGTTTACTATTGATCAATGTGATTGGTGGCGCATTAATTGGTAGGGTTTTTGACCTTTGGAGCTAAGATTTATCCAAATTTCATTTTCTACATTTATGGCTGGGGCTGAAttaataaatgatttttttaaaaactttgagTTCCATTCTAAACAATCGTAAATACGTTTTTTCTCTATATAAAAGGTAAGTAAAATCTCTCACTCTAACATGACGTGATATAATAATGTCCGTGATGCAGAAAGACGTGCGACCGAAATGCGTCTCACTTCGCCCATGAACCAAAGCCACCCCATGCATGCTTCTCAACTACTTtacatttcatttatatatgcaACTTTTTCTTATAGTTGGGTTGGTTGcacttttaaatgtgttaagataAATCATATGCATGTAGATATATAGTAGATACGTGTAACACGTACTAACAAATCTTTAcctaacaaattaattaaaaaagatatagaTATGTGCATCTTAAATGTGCTGTTTAACTATTATACTTAACAATAATCAAGAGAGTTCTACTAGCTATATATATGTACGAATTGAAAATCAACATCTTAGGTCGGGAAAGGGAATCGGGGATGAAATATAGATGAAAACAATTGCAAAtgtgtggtatatatatattgtaatcaTTTTGTAACAGGCCTCTTATGATACATTGTAAATTGCAAGTGTTAACAAACACTTTACATTTCATACACTACTTAAGTTCTAAACGATTGCAAACACGATTATATTCAAAATAGATCTTCTAATAAGCTAGCTAGTCACATTTCTCCTGGCACACAGATAAGAGAGACTTCAAAgtatagttatttatttatatatatttatcgaTATAACTAAGACGATTAAGACATTACATTATAGAGTTTTATTTAAatgatgttttattttaaataccacaattgaattaaaattaacttttattagtTAGTACTTAGTAATATAGATATCCatacttattataattattaaaactcaTATAATTAgaaattatgttttttagtcccaaaaacaaacttaaaatttaattaattaaaacatattacTAAGTACATTTTATCAGTAGAAATTAGTATCATCAAGTATTAACGAAAGATAAAAATTAGCTGAAGTCGAAGAAAGAAGCTAATGGAAGAGACCTTAAAGATTTGCGGAATAAATCTTCAAGTCTAGATGACAACTTGAAGATATAGCTTAAAGGTCATCAACACTTCGTACAGATAGTTGTGCGCTAATGAATAGATAAGAAAGACTTTGAAGAATTTGCGAACGCAACATTTTTCTAAGAACCCTACTAATTCATCAGCAGTTTTTGATAAATACAGATGTTTTTGTtagaaccacgttagtgtgaccgtcactgatcatgtatcattcctaatatgataattgacgataactaaaATCCCTGtgtttaagtaaatatatgatggacgtatttactcttagagacgtagtatagggtttcccattaggtgattgtaactaagaggactaatgatacacacattaaaca
The sequence above is drawn from the Erigeron canadensis isolate Cc75 chromosome 4, C_canadensis_v1, whole genome shotgun sequence genome and encodes:
- the LOC122596134 gene encoding aquaporin-5-like, which codes for MATNNANQVVLTDEEEGFSGGNKVQPFSLTTPRNEPWEIDHEKKNKSLTLGERLGLEDLYSLNVWRASVGELLGTAVLVFMIDTIVISSFDSKIETPTLLLSILVAITITILLIAVFPISGGHMNPVISFSAALVGLISLSRAFIYIVAQCVGGLLGALALQAVVSKEISQGFSLGGCTLTIIAPGPNGPVVSGIETSQAFWLEIICTFIFLFASIWLAYDHRQAKALGHIVVLSIVGIILGLLVFISTSLTGKKGYAGAGMNPARCLGPAMIRGGHLWHGHWVFWVGPSIACMAFYIYTKIIPSNHFHANGFRHDFFNVLRALA